One Phalacrocorax aristotelis chromosome 10, bGulAri2.1, whole genome shotgun sequence genomic region harbors:
- the VASN gene encoding vasorin: MNQLILCTLLLLAPRELAGACPTGCQCQDPRTILCAARRGQTMPTGLPPNTLSLYIFENGITTLNEDSFVGLPALQLLDLSQNKITSIQKNIFQPLTELVNLDLSSNQLQEITNETFHGLRLLERLYLQRNRIQHIHAAAFDTLENLLELKLQNNQLWAVPPLNLPNLLLLDISWNKIPAIAPGAFHAVNIESLKIAGLGLTSLNEELFQAQNNLHELDVSDNLLERVPAVLQRLGSLTKLSLAGNARISQLPAEDFHNLHNLQELDISNLNINTIPRDFSSFFPRLRAMTAAGNPFNCICQMSWLVQWVNASSVVLRRPEETRCHFPPKNSGKLLHHLQYADFGCPTTTTTVPPTTPRTTTLTPPAPLPTSSRPAPQPSTAAPTPAARAPQGSSTLLVPFSGPPAPSSPPPPVCPPRTCLNGGTCHLGAQNHLECLCLEGFAGVYCQVEVRGTTTPLATQAPLPSRWISIVQVSSTSLKVDLQNYVQSKAQLKGIRLSYRNLSGLDKRPVMLRLPASLSEYTVRALKPNCTYRVCIGPLGEKVSKEEHCAEAQTLPVSHQQHSPVTQSKDSNLTLMIVPTLAAVLLLVVVVTAGMYYRRQRRAKAHASARVDASPLELEGVKACLENGDLSSHGCKVPEVAMLSSSSECEVPLMQSHYPSNNNTPGLKPSYF, from the coding sequence ATGAACCAGCTGATCCTTTGCACGCTGCTTCTCTTAGCCCCcagggagctggctggggcatGTCCCACAGGCTGCCAGTGCCAAGACCCCAGGACCATCCTGTGTGCAGCCAGGCGGGGCCAGACCATGCCCACGGGGCTGCCCCCCAACACCCTGTCCCTCTACATCTTTGAGAACGGCATCACGACGCTCAACGAGGACAGCTTTGTGGGTCTGCCCGCCCTCCAGCTTTTGGACCTCTCGCAAAACAAGATCACCAGCATCCAGAAAAACATCTTCCAGCCCCTGACAGAGCTTGTCAACTTGGACCTGTCCTCCAACCAGCTGCAGGAGATCACCAATGAGACCTTCCATGGGCTGCGGCTGCTGGAGCGGCTCTACCTACAGCGGAACAGGATCCAGCACATCCATGCTGCTGCCTTCGACACGCTGGAGAACCTGCTGGAGCTGAAACTGCAGAACAACCAGCTCTGGGCTGTGCCCCCCCTCAACCTGCCCAACCTCCTGCTGCTGGACATCAGTTGGAACAAGATCCCTGCCATTGCACCAGGGGCCTTCCATGCCGTCAACATTGAGTCCCTGAAGATTGCAGGGCTGGGCCTGACGAGCTTAAATGAGGAGCTCTTCCAGGCCCAGAACAACCTCCACGAGCTGGATGTCTCTGACAACCTGCTGGAGCGTGTCCCGGCGGTGCTGCAGCGGCTGGGGAGTCTCACTAAGCTCAGCCTGGCTGGCAATGCCCGCAtctcccagctgccagcagaggACTTCCACAACCTTCACAACCTCCAGGAGCTGGACATCAGCAACCTCAACATCAACACTATCCCTCGGGATTTCTCCAGCTTCTTCCCCAGGCTGCGGGCCATGACGGCTGCCGGCAACCCCTTCAACTGCATCTGCCAGATGAGCTGGCTGGTGCAGTGGGTGAATGCCAGCAGCGTGGTACTCCGGCGGCCGGAGGAGACGCGCTGCcacttccccccaaaaaactccggcaagctcctccaccacctgcaatATGCTGACTTCGgctgccccaccaccaccaccactgtcCCCCCCACTACCCCGCGCACCACCACTCTGACACCGCCTGCACcactccccaccagcagccGCCCAGCACCACAGCCCAGCACTGCCGCTCCCACCCCAGCGgccagggctccccagggcagctccACACTGCTGGTACCCTTCAGCGGCCCCCCGGCCCCCAGCAGTCCCCCACCACCTGTCTGTCCACCTCGCACGTGTCTGAATGGTGGCACCTGCCACCTGGGTGCTCAAAACCACCTGGAGTGCCTGTGCCTGGAGGGTTTCGCTGGGGTGTACTGCCAGGTGGAGGTGAGGGGAACGACGACGCCCCTGGCCACGCAGGCCCCACTGCCCAGCCGGTGGATCAGCATCGTGCAGGTCAGCAGCACCTCCCTCAAAGTGGACTTGCAGAACTACGTCcagtccaaagcacagctgaaGGGCATCCGCCTGAGCTACCGAAATCTCTCCGGGCTGGACAAGCGGCCCGTGATGCTGCGTTTGCCGGCTTCGCTCTCTGAGTACACAGTGCGGGCGCTGAAGCCCAACTGCACCTACCGCGTCTGCATCGGGCCCCTGGGGGAGAAGGTCTCCAAGGAGGAGCACTGTGCCGAGGCACAGACCTTGCCAGTGAGCCACCAGCAGCACTCGCCCGTCACCCAGAGCAAGGACAGCAATCTGACCCTGATGATTGTCCCCACGCTGGCCGCTGTGCTGctgttggtggtggtggtgaccGCCGGCATGTATTACCGCCGGCAACGCCGGGCAAAGGCGCATGCCAGCGCCAGGGTGGATGCCAGCCcgctggagctggagggggtGAAAGCCTGTCTGGAAAATGGGGATTTGAGCAGCCATGGCTGCAAGGTGCCGGAGGTGGCGatgctttccagcagctctgaGTGTGAGGTCCCGCTGATGCAGTCGCACTACCCCAGCAACAACAACACCCCGGGGCTCAAACCCTCCTACTTCTGA
- the PAM16 gene encoding mitochondrial import inner membrane translocase subunit TIM16, protein MRALRQEFAASRAAADARGRSERPQSAAASRIIGISLQEAQQILNVSNLNPEEIQKNYDHLFKVNDKSVGGSFYLQSKVVRAKERLDEELRIQAKDEKEKGWKAET, encoded by the exons ATGCGGGCGCTGCGCCAGGAGTTCGCAG CAAGCCGAGCGGCGGCAGACGCGCGAGGGCGCTCAGAGCGGCCCCAGTCCGCCGCCGCCTCCAGGATCATCGGCATCAGCCTCCAGGAAGCTCAGCAGATCCTCAACGTCTCAAACCTCAACCCGGAGGAGATCCAGAAG AACTACGACCACTTGTTCAAAGTGAATGACAAGTCAGTGGGAGGCTCCTTCTACCTGCAGTCCAAG GTGGTGAGAGCCAAGGAGCGGCTGGATGAGGAACTCCGCATCCAGGCCAAGGATGAGAAGGAGAAGGGGTGGAAAGCTGAGACGTGA